The proteins below come from a single Methanobacterium petrolearium genomic window:
- a CDS encoding Brix domain-containing protein: MLFTTSRKPSQRTRTFCRGLERVMKARCVNRGKMSLRDVFLKANQLGMSRVMVISEKDGNPNGMDVYVDGELFATMKFTVDFSLPKGRMNKDAISLRCEVKKLKHVTQEIFDIPPENSHESDYNKEHKSDCNLLWIRTHKRKSTPVMEFFDAHGQPTGPRIYIIESEFAGEVDESS, encoded by the coding sequence ATGTTATTCACCACTTCCCGAAAACCATCTCAGAGAACCAGAACTTTTTGCCGCGGATTAGAACGGGTCATGAAAGCTCGTTGTGTTAACCGGGGAAAAATGAGTCTTCGAGATGTTTTTTTGAAGGCCAATCAACTGGGAATGAGTCGTGTAATGGTGATATCAGAAAAAGATGGAAATCCCAATGGGATGGACGTTTATGTGGATGGTGAACTATTCGCTACCATGAAATTCACTGTGGATTTCTCCCTTCCTAAAGGAAGGATGAACAAGGATGCAATTTCTCTTCGGTGTGAAGTAAAAAAATTAAAACATGTTACCCAAGAGATTTTTGACATTCCACCTGAAAATTCACATGAATCTGATTATAATAAGGAACATAAATCTGATTGTAATCTACTATGGATAAGGACCCACAAAAGGAAATCCACACCAGTGATGGAATTTTTCGATGCCCACGGTCAACCTACTGGTCCACGCATCTATATAATTGAGAGTGAATTCGCAGGGGAAGTAGATGAAAGCTCTTAA
- a CDS encoding DUF2115 family protein — translation MKSSNLVIKIKKDLKPFKSKVNCHNKDKNENIDPIHLIMSKYNKDNFNEIMSLSPEEIDGEIDEGKLNEFKESIEYYFQLHAPDDGDFKEFILAISTYLSFIAKKPLHPPGIIFSDGNRVFKKQDKYYCTGKNVFIQETYSLCRYCICKQTQ, via the coding sequence ATGAAGAGTTCAAATTTAGTTATTAAGATTAAAAAGGATTTAAAACCATTTAAATCAAAAGTTAACTGTCACAACAAAGATAAAAATGAAAATATTGATCCAATACATCTTATCATGTCTAAGTATAATAAAGATAATTTTAATGAGATTATGAGTTTATCTCCTGAAGAAATTGATGGAGAAATTGATGAAGGGAAATTGAATGAGTTTAAAGAGAGTATAGAATATTATTTCCAGTTACATGCTCCAGATGATGGTGACTTTAAAGAGTTTATACTGGCAATATCCACATATCTATCATTTATAGCAAAAAAACCATTGCATCCACCAGGGATTATTTTTTCAGATGGAAACCGAGTATTTAAAAAACAAGATAAATATTATTGTACCGGGAAAAATGTTTTCATTCAGGAAACATATTCACTGTGCAGATATTGCATTTGTAAACAAACACAATGA
- a CDS encoding tetratricopeptide repeat protein — translation MQTKGAHYYIEKGIDTWLGHKDYFKAINLFSRALEFEPHNPDAHLLRGAVYVDVGDLHSALKDYNKALEYNPENVGLFFDKGTVLFYLGDYHNAIHSYEKFLKEEPHDVDALYFNGLAYHFLGQNKSAQKLIDEALALIDTSDDLYPDLCNAKGEILFDLKNYQDAVTYFKKAAEADPTSFIALYNIGRAFYEMGKLEEALKYIDDALRIEPKEWDIMNYKGLILMDMDRKDAAIHCFDEIIESHPVYFPAWYNKGVTLRQLKKTEEALEHFDEAIRLLLDKKPDLVKGMCLKNL, via the coding sequence ATGCAAACTAAAGGTGCTCACTACTATATCGAAAAGGGTATCGACACTTGGTTAGGCCATAAGGACTATTTTAAGGCCATAAACCTATTTTCAAGAGCATTGGAGTTTGAACCTCATAATCCTGATGCTCACCTTTTAAGGGGAGCAGTATACGTTGATGTTGGAGACTTGCATTCTGCTTTGAAGGATTACAATAAAGCTCTAGAATACAACCCTGAAAATGTAGGTCTGTTTTTTGATAAAGGAACGGTTCTATTCTATTTAGGAGATTATCATAATGCCATCCATTCCTATGAAAAATTTCTAAAGGAAGAACCCCATGATGTTGATGCATTATATTTCAATGGTCTGGCCTATCACTTTCTGGGGCAGAATAAGTCTGCCCAGAAATTAATTGACGAGGCCCTGGCTTTAATTGACACATCCGATGATTTGTACCCTGATCTGTGTAATGCTAAAGGAGAGATACTTTTTGATCTAAAAAATTACCAGGATGCTGTCACTTATTTTAAAAAAGCAGCAGAAGCTGATCCCACCTCATTTATTGCACTCTACAATATAGGACGTGCATTCTATGAAATGGGAAAACTTGAAGAGGCCCTCAAATACATTGACGATGCTTTAAGAATAGAACCAAAAGAATGGGATATTATGAATTACAAAGGACTTATTTTAATGGATATGGATAGGAAGGATGCAGCTATTCACTGTTTTGATGAAATAATCGAATCACATCCTGTCTATTTCCCGGCATGGTACAATAAAGGAGTGACCCTTCGACAACTTAAAAAAACAGAAGAAGCCCTGGAACATTTTGACGAAGCAATCAGATTGCTTTTGGATAAAAAACCTGACCTGGTTAAGGGAATGTGTTTAAAAAATTTGTAA
- a CDS encoding DUF3194 domain-containing protein has translation MPCRCSNLVWVTEVKSLKTLTDSELEEISEAAAVAAENYIFSKVSKKEVLDLELRVEFNQDEGLDVDVEIELFLDELSKAGETLADEAAKVALDEIDRQVEKLSESS, from the coding sequence GTGCCATGCAGATGCAGCAACCTGGTATGGGTAACTGAGGTCAAAAGTTTGAAAACCCTCACAGACTCTGAATTGGAAGAAATCTCTGAAGCTGCGGCAGTAGCCGCAGAAAACTATATTTTTTCCAAGGTTTCTAAAAAGGAAGTTCTCGACCTGGAGTTAAGAGTTGAATTCAATCAGGACGAAGGCCTTGATGTGGATGTAGAAATAGAACTCTTCCTGGATGAGCTATCTAAAGCAGGTGAGACTCTGGCTGATGAGGCAGCTAAAGTTGCCCTGGATGAAATAGATAGACAGGTTGAAAAACTGTCAGAATCCTCCTAA
- the rrp42 gene encoding exosome complex protein Rrp42, translated as MVQSIVPEIIKESVVNLIQNKERADGRDLDQYREISLETGILKKAEGSARVKIGKTQIVVGTKPQIGEPFPDTPNVGVLITNSELLPMAAPNFEPGPPDERSVELARVTDRCIREGGVIDLEKLTIIPGKKVWMIFLDMHIVDYDGNLFDAAVLGSLAAIMNTKIPTTTIEDEEVVVNHEKMVPLPVKEQPLMCTLAKIGKELVVDPSLEEDDILDARISIGIRADGSICAMQKGGSVPLTREEALKAITIAQDKTKELRKSLPKA; from the coding sequence ATGGTACAAAGCATAGTTCCAGAGATCATAAAAGAAAGCGTGGTTAACCTCATCCAAAATAAAGAAAGAGCAGATGGAAGAGATCTGGACCAGTATCGGGAAATAAGCCTGGAAACAGGCATATTAAAGAAAGCAGAAGGTTCAGCCCGTGTTAAAATAGGTAAAACCCAGATCGTGGTGGGAACTAAACCTCAGATCGGCGAACCATTCCCAGACACCCCCAACGTGGGAGTTTTAATAACTAACTCAGAACTCCTGCCAATGGCAGCCCCTAACTTTGAACCAGGACCCCCAGATGAACGTTCAGTTGAACTGGCTCGTGTAACAGACCGTTGCATTAGGGAAGGGGGAGTAATTGACCTGGAAAAATTGACCATCATACCTGGAAAGAAAGTGTGGATGATCTTTTTAGACATGCACATTGTGGATTATGATGGTAATCTCTTTGATGCTGCAGTTTTAGGCAGTTTAGCTGCTATTATGAATACTAAAATCCCAACTACAACCATTGAAGATGAAGAAGTAGTAGTTAACCATGAAAAGATGGTTCCACTCCCAGTTAAGGAACAGCCACTCATGTGCACCCTGGCCAAGATTGGGAAAGAACTGGTGGTTGACCCATCCCTGGAAGAGGATGACATCCTTGATGCACGAATATCCATAGGTATCAGGGCTGATGGTAGCATATGTGCCATGCAAAAAGGAGGATCAGTTCCCCTCACCCGTGAAGAAGCATTAAAAGCCATCACAATAGCCCAAGATAAAACTAAAGAACTTCGTAAATCCCTTCCCAAAGCCTAG
- the lon gene encoding endopeptidase La, translated as MNQINANEELPLLVLPDMVLLHETSMNLKISRKRGREIHDRVKDHNYFGIAVAAKEGSPARFYSKSDLYKVGTLVKIENAVEMKDFYHLKVEIIERAEIEEFIKDGLNYQVKYKLIPDLMDLDQENQEEILKHVRYLVSEISENFKESKAYSDQIKQMTDLGKVIASIFPYMRLALEEKQDFLQTRSLKEKSLKFLDILIQQKESIQFQMEMAAKLNEEMNKKHRENILKEQLKVLQDELHESEGKGRKDYRELIEESNMPEDVREIALDEVNKLERQGPNSSEENVIRNYLDLLVALPWDESQIKDIDIEAARKILNDEHYGLDKVKDRIIQHLTVMKLKQNQQGSILLLVGPPGTGKTSLGKSIAEALERKYVRISLGGVKDESEIRGHRRTYVGALPGRIIQGMKRAGEKNPVFILDEVDKLMASYSGDPASALLEVLDPEQNNTFSDHYLEVPYDLSDVFFIATANSLKGIPGPLRDRMEIIEIGSYTSHEKFHIAKKHLIDEVLEDNGLDETQIVFEDEAVKSIIEKYTREAGVRSLKRQLATVARVASEKIVLGKVDLPYTIKEDMLYDILGHELIQINQAGKNNPPGVVTGLAWTPVGGDILFIEGAFMPGTGKLMLTGQLGDVMKESAKISQSLIRSRLAFSLKKVEFDKKDLHIHVPSGAIPKDGPSAGVALLTTIASLVTGREVDPKLAMTGEISLRGALLPVGGIKEKVLAAHRAGINRVILPKENLKDLDDVPDDVKAEIEFIPVETVEDVIKETIGIELPKPLMMDMSTDTLTGGAGT; from the coding sequence ATGAACCAGATAAACGCAAACGAAGAATTACCCTTGTTAGTTTTACCAGACATGGTTTTATTACATGAAACTAGCATGAACCTTAAAATTAGTAGAAAAAGGGGGAGAGAAATACACGACCGGGTTAAAGACCATAATTACTTTGGCATTGCAGTTGCAGCCAAAGAAGGATCACCAGCACGGTTCTACTCAAAATCAGATTTATACAAGGTAGGGACATTAGTTAAAATAGAAAACGCCGTAGAAATGAAAGATTTCTACCACCTGAAAGTAGAAATCATAGAACGAGCTGAAATTGAAGAATTTATCAAGGATGGTTTAAATTACCAGGTTAAATACAAGTTAATACCCGATTTAATGGACTTAGACCAGGAAAACCAGGAAGAAATCCTTAAACACGTACGATACCTTGTATCGGAAATAAGTGAAAACTTCAAAGAATCCAAAGCTTACTCAGACCAGATCAAACAAATGACTGATTTGGGTAAAGTAATTGCCAGCATATTCCCCTACATGAGACTCGCACTGGAAGAAAAACAGGACTTCCTCCAGACACGATCACTAAAAGAAAAAAGCCTGAAATTTCTGGACATCCTCATTCAACAGAAAGAATCCATACAGTTCCAGATGGAAATGGCTGCCAAACTCAACGAAGAAATGAACAAAAAACACCGGGAAAACATACTCAAAGAACAGTTAAAAGTTCTCCAGGATGAACTACATGAATCCGAAGGAAAAGGCAGGAAGGATTACCGGGAGCTAATTGAAGAATCAAACATGCCAGAAGATGTAAGAGAAATTGCACTGGACGAGGTTAACAAACTGGAACGCCAGGGCCCCAACAGCTCAGAAGAAAACGTTATAAGAAACTACCTGGACCTTTTAGTTGCATTACCCTGGGATGAAAGCCAGATCAAAGACATTGACATAGAAGCTGCCAGAAAAATCTTAAACGATGAACATTACGGGCTGGATAAAGTCAAAGACCGTATAATCCAGCATTTGACAGTGATGAAACTCAAACAGAACCAACAGGGTTCCATCCTCCTATTGGTAGGCCCACCAGGAACTGGTAAAACCAGCCTGGGCAAAAGCATAGCCGAAGCACTGGAACGTAAATACGTACGTATAAGCCTGGGTGGTGTAAAAGACGAATCAGAAATCCGAGGACACAGAAGAACCTATGTTGGGGCATTACCTGGCCGAATAATCCAGGGTATGAAACGTGCCGGTGAAAAAAACCCCGTCTTCATCCTGGATGAGGTGGACAAATTAATGGCCTCCTACAGTGGCGACCCTGCCAGTGCCTTACTTGAGGTCCTGGATCCTGAACAGAACAACACCTTCTCAGACCACTACCTGGAAGTACCCTACGATCTATCGGATGTGTTCTTCATAGCCACTGCCAACTCACTTAAAGGCATTCCCGGCCCATTAAGGGACCGTATGGAGATCATTGAGATAGGCAGCTACACCAGCCATGAAAAATTCCACATAGCCAAAAAACACCTCATTGACGAGGTCTTAGAAGACAACGGACTGGATGAAACTCAGATAGTCTTTGAAGATGAAGCAGTAAAATCCATCATCGAAAAATATACCCGAGAAGCAGGAGTAAGGAGCCTTAAACGCCAGTTAGCAACTGTAGCCAGAGTAGCATCTGAAAAGATAGTGCTGGGCAAGGTGGATTTACCTTACACCATTAAAGAAGACATGTTATACGACATTTTGGGCCATGAATTAATTCAGATCAACCAAGCAGGTAAAAATAATCCTCCCGGTGTGGTTACAGGATTAGCATGGACACCGGTTGGTGGAGACATACTCTTCATTGAAGGGGCATTCATGCCTGGAACCGGGAAGTTAATGCTCACAGGACAGTTAGGAGATGTGATGAAGGAATCTGCCAAGATATCCCAGAGTTTAATCCGTTCTCGACTGGCTTTCAGCCTTAAAAAGGTAGAATTTGACAAAAAAGACCTTCACATACACGTACCATCAGGAGCCATTCCTAAAGATGGTCCCTCTGCAGGGGTGGCATTACTCACCACTATAGCCTCCCTGGTAACTGGCCGTGAGGTGGATCCTAAACTGGCCATGACTGGTGAGATCTCCCTCAGAGGAGCATTACTACCAGTGGGAGGTATCAAGGAAAAGGTGCTTGCCGCCCACCGGGCAGGAATAAACAGGGTCATCTTACCTAAAGAAAACTTAAAAGACCTGGATGATGTTCCTGATGATGTTAAAGCTGAAATAGAGTTCATCCCTGTTGAAACTGTGGAAGATGTCATAAAAGAAACCATTGGCATAGAACTTCCCAAACCCCTGATGATGGATATGTCTACAGACACTCTGACTGGGGGGGCAGGCACTTAA
- a CDS encoding prefoldin subunit beta: MEIPQNIQHQLAQFQQMQQQAQAITMQKQSVDLQIRETEKALEELEKVEDDAEVYKTAGNLLIKMGKPELTEEMSEKLETLKLREKTVARQEERIMKRLQEMQETLQGAMQMQQPGMGN, encoded by the coding sequence ATGGAAATCCCCCAAAACATCCAACATCAACTAGCCCAATTCCAGCAGATGCAACAGCAAGCACAGGCAATAACCATGCAAAAACAAAGCGTAGATTTGCAGATACGTGAAACAGAAAAAGCCCTGGAAGAACTGGAGAAAGTGGAAGATGATGCTGAAGTTTACAAAACTGCAGGAAATCTACTCATTAAAATGGGTAAGCCAGAGCTAACTGAAGAAATGTCTGAGAAACTGGAAACTCTGAAACTCAGGGAAAAAACAGTGGCAAGACAAGAAGAAAGAATTATGAAACGGTTGCAGGAAATGCAGGAAACCTTACAGGGTGCCATGCAGATGCAGCAACCTGGTATGGGTAACTGA
- the rrp4 gene encoding exosome complex RNA-binding protein Rrp4, whose protein sequence is MLLVEDKQIVVPGEILAEGDYHSGRGTFKDVDKICSSLVGLVAVRDKKISVIPLQSKYIPKRGDVVIGKISDIRFSMWNLDINSPYSGILPAAEVFGKDKRELNRAFDVGDVLFLRVVDVDEVKKVKLGLKGRGLGKFRGGILIYITPTKVPRLIGKKGSMINMIKDQTRCEVVVGQNGIVWVKGQPEMERVVQKVVKTIEEEAHTSGLTDRIRDMLLELLGNNKDEKTTKEEDDFEEKLIQ, encoded by the coding sequence GTGTTACTTGTAGAAGATAAACAGATAGTAGTTCCAGGTGAAATACTGGCAGAAGGGGACTATCATTCAGGTAGAGGAACTTTCAAGGATGTAGACAAGATATGTTCTTCCCTGGTCGGCCTGGTTGCTGTTAGGGACAAAAAGATTAGTGTTATACCCTTACAGAGTAAATACATCCCTAAAAGAGGAGATGTAGTAATAGGTAAAATCAGTGACATTAGATTTTCCATGTGGAACTTAGACATTAACTCGCCATATTCGGGAATATTACCTGCAGCAGAAGTCTTTGGTAAGGACAAAAGAGAATTAAACAGGGCATTCGATGTAGGAGATGTACTATTTCTGCGAGTTGTAGATGTTGATGAAGTTAAAAAGGTTAAACTTGGCCTTAAAGGCAGAGGGCTGGGCAAATTCCGAGGAGGAATCCTGATATATATAACCCCAACCAAGGTACCCCGGCTCATAGGTAAGAAAGGATCCATGATCAACATGATCAAAGACCAGACCAGATGTGAAGTAGTGGTCGGTCAAAATGGAATAGTCTGGGTCAAAGGACAACCAGAAATGGAAAGAGTGGTCCAGAAGGTTGTGAAAACCATTGAAGAAGAAGCACATACCTCTGGTCTTACAGATAGGATAAGAGACATGTTGTTGGAACTTCTCGGGAACAACAAAGATGAGAAAACAACCAAAGAAGAGGACGATTTTGAAGAAAAACTGATTCAATAA
- a CDS encoding DNA-directed RNA polymerase subunit P produces the protein MYKCVKCGTLVDIKGYTESKCPSCRYRILFKEIPKVRRVVKAR, from the coding sequence TTGTATAAATGTGTTAAATGTGGTACACTTGTAGATATTAAAGGGTACACAGAATCTAAATGTCCCAGCTGCCGATACAGGATACTTTTCAAGGAGATCCCAAAGGTTAGACGCGTTGTAAAAGCAAGGTAA
- the rpl37A gene encoding 50S ribosomal protein L37Ae: MARTKKVGITGRFGARYGRKAKRSVKIIEENMKKNHTCPQCDRPGVKRVSAGIWKCRKCGAVFTGGAYMPNTPMGKTASRNIKRIVGGL, encoded by the coding sequence ATGGCAAGAACCAAAAAAGTAGGTATTACTGGGAGATTCGGTGCCCGATACGGTAGAAAAGCAAAAAGATCCGTAAAAATCATTGAAGAGAATATGAAAAAGAATCACACCTGCCCTCAATGTGACCGGCCAGGTGTTAAAAGAGTCTCAGCAGGAATATGGAAGTGCCGCAAATGTGGTGCTGTCTTCACCGGTGGAGCATACATGCCAAACACTCCCATGGGCAAAACCGCCTCAAGAAACATTAAAAGGATTGTTGGAGGTTTATAA
- a CDS encoding metallophosphoesterase — translation MIKKRYLLLMAVILLVIYMFLEPYWIETKEITIESDQIPAQFDGKKIVFLSDIHAGPFFSQERIDSLVNQVNALDPDLILLGGDYVDGDSAYTPSTFNSLSNLKAPLGVYAVLGNKDPQYVTLNTIFQSNVTYIGNKGTWITVNGSRIRLGGVGDYNNGAQIQDATTSVVTPQDFVILISHNPDYFPLVDKSKVDLVFSGHTHGGQVTFFGLWAPTTHSDYGNKYRTGVITEDNSTLIVSNGLGTTILPVRFFARPQIIVVTLKKT, via the coding sequence TTGATTAAAAAACGTTATTTATTGCTAATGGCAGTGATCCTGTTAGTAATCTACATGTTCTTAGAACCCTACTGGATTGAAACCAAGGAGATAACCATTGAATCCGACCAGATCCCTGCCCAATTTGATGGTAAAAAGATTGTTTTCCTCTCTGACATTCATGCTGGTCCTTTTTTTAGTCAAGAAAGAATTGATAGCCTGGTTAATCAGGTCAATGCCCTGGATCCTGATCTGATCCTCCTGGGAGGAGATTATGTAGACGGTGATTCTGCATATACCCCCTCCACTTTTAATTCATTATCCAATTTAAAAGCCCCTCTAGGCGTTTATGCAGTTTTAGGTAATAAAGATCCTCAATATGTAACTTTGAATACCATATTCCAATCAAATGTAACCTACATAGGCAACAAAGGGACTTGGATCACGGTTAATGGCTCCAGAATTCGTCTGGGTGGAGTAGGTGATTACAATAATGGTGCTCAGATACAGGATGCCACCACTTCAGTGGTTACACCCCAGGACTTTGTTATTTTAATCAGCCATAACCCTGACTACTTCCCCCTGGTTGATAAGTCCAAAGTTGATCTGGTTTTCTCTGGACATACCCATGGAGGACAGGTAACCTTCTTCGGACTATGGGCACCTACCACTCACTCGGATTATGGTAACAAGTACCGTACCGGGGTTATCACCGAGGATAACTCTACTTTAATTGTTAGTAATGGTCTGGGAACCACCATATTACCAGTAAGGTTTTTCGCACGACCACAAATCATAGTGGTGACTTTAAAAAAGACATGA
- a CDS encoding zinc ribbon domain-containing protein → MECKKCGSLIPDENSKFCHECGTKIPKKNGIFERLKNLNTGPEKEAWPKKIALILFFWGITNMIFTSPFEGSILIFFAVSIFASRSSLAIYAFGIIWLLVALFQLINGVTNCQLTSSASTEFFYILISIVNFIFAGYSIYKTRIVDENEKQREVLV, encoded by the coding sequence ATGGAATGCAAAAAATGTGGGAGCCTAATTCCGGATGAAAATTCTAAATTCTGTCATGAATGTGGTACAAAAATTCCAAAAAAGAATGGAATATTTGAAAGATTAAAAAATTTAAATACCGGTCCTGAAAAGGAAGCCTGGCCAAAAAAAATTGCCCTCATCCTATTTTTCTGGGGCATTACAAACATGATATTCACCTCACCCTTTGAGGGCAGTATCCTGATCTTTTTCGCAGTTTCAATATTTGCTTCTCGAAGTTCACTGGCTATTTATGCCTTTGGAATTATCTGGCTACTGGTAGCATTGTTCCAATTAATTAATGGAGTTACTAATTGCCAGTTAACTAGTTCTGCCAGTACAGAATTTTTTTATATCTTAATTTCAATCGTTAACTTCATTTTTGCAGGCTACTCCATATATAAAACAAGGATAGTAGATGAAAATGAAAAGCAAAGAGAGGTTTTGGTTTAA
- the rrp41 gene encoding exosome complex exonuclease Rrp41: MTSGTKKRPDGRAFDEMRPLKIEAGVLERADGSAYLEIGDNKVLAAVYGPRELHVRRLLKPNMAILRCRYNMAPFSVEDRKRPGPDRRSVEISKLTAEALNPSVFLEKFPRSTIDIFIEVLQAEGGTRCAGISAASVALADAGIPMRDMVAACAAGKSDGQVIMDLSESEDKEGEADLPIAMMPRTGDITLLQMDGHLTSGEFEQALDLAIKGCKTISEEQKNAIKNRYGD, from the coding sequence ATCACATCCGGAACTAAAAAAAGGCCGGATGGAAGAGCTTTCGATGAGATGAGGCCCCTAAAGATAGAGGCAGGAGTCCTGGAACGAGCAGATGGATCAGCATACCTGGAGATTGGAGATAACAAAGTGCTGGCAGCTGTTTACGGTCCAAGGGAATTACACGTACGTAGACTGTTAAAACCTAACATGGCAATACTGCGCTGTCGCTATAATATGGCCCCATTTTCAGTAGAAGATAGAAAAAGACCAGGACCAGACAGAAGATCCGTGGAAATATCCAAATTAACTGCAGAAGCACTTAACCCATCAGTTTTCCTTGAAAAATTCCCACGATCAACCATCGACATATTTATAGAAGTTCTGCAAGCTGAAGGAGGAACCAGATGCGCTGGTATATCCGCCGCATCAGTGGCACTGGCCGATGCAGGCATACCCATGAGAGATATGGTAGCAGCATGTGCTGCTGGTAAATCTGATGGACAGGTTATAATGGACCTCTCTGAATCAGAGGATAAAGAAGGAGAAGCCGACTTACCAATAGCCATGATGCCCCGTACAGGGGATATAACATTACTACAGATGGACGGACACCTCACATCCGGTGAATTTGAACAAGCACTGGATCTAGCCATAAAAGGATGCAAAACCATTAGTGAAGAACAGAAAAACGCAATCAAAAACAGGTACGGTGATTAA
- a CDS encoding KEOPS complex subunit Pcc1 encodes MKALKQVEAQFEIEFDSQKEAEIVLSAIQPEICDSPSDRAMTEVKCENKVLFIYIKAQDSPSLRASINSYLRWITLSQQVLKLS; translated from the coding sequence ATGAAAGCTCTTAAACAAGTTGAAGCCCAGTTTGAAATAGAGTTTGACTCCCAAAAAGAAGCCGAAATTGTCTTATCTGCAATTCAGCCTGAAATATGTGACTCACCCTCTGATAGAGCCATGACTGAAGTAAAATGTGAGAATAAAGTTCTATTCATTTACATAAAGGCACAGGATTCTCCTTCCCTTCGAGCATCCATAAATTCGTACCTCCGCTGGATCACACTTTCTCAGCAGGTTCTCAAATTGAGTTAA
- a CDS encoding ArsR/SmtB family transcription factor, whose translation MLRINSRSTLEATEEMEEVLKALANVNRLLLIYSLASGEVDKISVTEMSRNMGITQPAASQHLKILRNAKILIAKKEGNYIYYRFNEPSMRKYQKRIDFLFSCAFARCNQMERSKCHYSEKKEE comes from the coding sequence ATGCTGAGGATAAATTCCAGGTCAACATTAGAGGCAACTGAAGAGATGGAGGAAGTGTTGAAGGCCCTGGCCAATGTTAATCGGTTACTTTTGATTTATTCACTGGCGTCCGGTGAAGTGGATAAGATCAGTGTAACTGAAATGTCCAGAAACATGGGTATCACACAACCTGCAGCATCGCAGCATCTAAAAATCCTGAGAAATGCCAAAATCCTCATTGCAAAAAAAGAAGGAAACTACATCTACTACAGATTCAACGAACCGTCCATGAGAAAGTACCAAAAAAGAATTGATTTTTTATTTAGCTGTGCATTTGCAAGGTGCAATCAAATGGAAAGATCGAAATGCCACTACTCAGAAAAAAAGGAAGAATAA
- a CDS encoding ribosome assembly factor SBDS — MITLEDAVIARLEYYGERFEILVDPDLASDFKRGEDIKIEDILAVEEVFKDAKKGDKASEEAMNKAFDSADPLEAAAIIIRKGHVQLTAQQRRDMQEDKRKMIVAKIAREAINPQTKLPHPARRIEIAMEEAKIRVDPFKSVDEQVNITLKAIRRLIPIKLEKVQVAIHIPGEDTGKVYGIIPEFGKTKKEEWQPDGSWVAVVEIPGGMQDNFYQKLSEITHGQVETKLLK, encoded by the coding sequence ATGATTACCCTTGAAGATGCCGTTATTGCCCGTTTAGAATATTACGGGGAGCGATTTGAGATTTTGGTAGATCCTGATCTAGCATCTGACTTTAAAAGGGGCGAAGATATCAAAATTGAAGATATACTGGCTGTTGAAGAGGTTTTTAAGGATGCTAAAAAGGGGGACAAGGCGTCGGAAGAGGCCATGAACAAGGCTTTTGATTCTGCAGACCCCCTAGAGGCCGCTGCCATCATCATACGTAAAGGCCATGTCCAACTCACCGCCCAACAGCGGAGAGATATGCAGGAGGATAAAAGGAAGATGATCGTTGCTAAAATAGCGCGAGAAGCAATAAATCCTCAGACAAAACTACCCCACCCTGCAAGAAGGATTGAAATAGCTATGGAAGAGGCTAAAATCAGGGTGGATCCCTTTAAAAGTGTGGATGAACAGGTTAATATTACATTAAAGGCCATCCGTCGATTAATACCCATAAAACTTGAAAAGGTACAAGTGGCTATTCACATACCTGGAGAGGACACGGGAAAAGTCTATGGAATCATACCAGAATTTGGAAAAACAAAAAAAGAAGAATGGCAACCGGATGGCTCATGGGTTGCAGTTGTAGAAATCCCTGGTGGTATGCAGGATAATTTCTATCAAAAACTCTCCGAGATCACCCATGGACAGGTGGAAACCAAACTCTTAAAATAA